The genome window actgttgctgttggaCTATATGCTTTAATACAAACATATTTGTGGATGAACTGGAGCATATATGAAGATAACTTATTagggaaaaaaagtttaGAGTTAATGAGAGAAGAAGTATCCTTCGAATCTTTCTTAGGCTGGTTTTTGCActtatttatatttaaCTTTAGCCTGCACAAGAACTTTTCGGTAATTCAGTATTTGGCTGCCTTCTTTTATGCGGTTAATACTCTGGCACAATTTTTAGGTATATAACACATACCCTATATAGGACAATAATCTATATTGTTATACAGATATGACTTCATAGTGTAGAACTgggaaaaaacaaatacTTCCGTAGTTACTGATCAGCTTTGAGCTTGGAATGCGGCTTTTGAACCATTAATTCCAACAGTGAAATCTTCAATTAAAAACCTCactttttccaaaaggGCATCCTTTCTTTTAATGGCTTTgatcttttcgttttccaTTTTAACCAACTGCTTCTGTAGAGAATCAATTCGATGTAATTGTTCCTGTGCCGATACATCTACTCCCGGTAGAGAATCTATCAGGGCCATTATTTGCCTAGTCTTGAGTATTATATCTGTTGTTAACTCATCTATGTTTTTATCAaattccttctcttctacAACATGGGCCTGAGGATCAGAcatttgttcttctgtttcattACTTGGTTCAAATCCATGATTCTTGTCGATGTAGTTTACTGCTCCGCAGAACTGTTCCATCATTTGGTCTAAACATATTTGTAACTGAGTAAGCCTGTCCGTCATTATAATATGTTATACTTAGGCACCCCAACTGGCCGCTGTAGAAAGCTTTAATGTTCTGCTTCATACTTTACCTTTTCAATAGACTTAGTTGAAGATCTGTGAGTTGTCTTTATTTCATACTAAAGGAAATAAAcagaaatattcaaaacCACTTATAAAGCTAGAATTAAAGGCTGACATATTAATATAATGGAAGTACTGGATAAGTTCGGTGTGTAAGGGTCCTATAGTTGGTAACACTATGAGCAGAGATGATTTGTACCTTCGGCTGATAAAAAAACTCGCAGAATATGATTCTTTACTAGAGCAATTGCAATCCAGTTTTCAAGACGGTTTCCACCATCTTAGTAGGGCAAACTACCATAATAAGGATACTTTAAGAGGAACATATGGTAGAGATTATTGGGATGAAACATATACAGGTCATAGATATGTTTCGATCGACGGAAAGCATAGGATCCAAGAGATTGCAGAACCGGAGTAtaaagaagatcaagaggaagaagctATTCCAGAGAAACAAGATACTGAAGCGTCCCATAAActaagaaaaaggaaacagagaaaaaCGTTATTGGAGAAAGCCAAAAAGAATCCTATCTACATGTTTGGAGGTGCATTATCTACTCCGATGTCTCTAAGACAGTCACAATCGTCATTTAATTCGTCTTTTCCAGTCATTTATAAGCTTATTGAGCTTCGATACGAACTTAATGCACTCTTAGATCAAATATCACCAAGCGTATGATTTAAAGGAAAGTGGTTTGTATATAATTAAGTAAAGAACTTTAGATACTGATAACTCCTAAGTATAGAACAATGATTTAAAAACCGCTTATATGATGTAGGAATGTTTCTCTAATACCTGGCACCGAAGCGAGTGAACCAACTGTATGCAGGCTGAAATTAGATATTATGCAAAGGAATGACAAAGGGTAAGGGCAGGTAAAATTTATCCGAATAAAAAATGCAATTAACGAGTGAAGGGGAGGATCATAATAAATCATACATTCGATTTATAGTAAAGCTTTGAGTTTCTGGCAAAAGAGAACTCACTAGATGTTTCTTCCAATGACGAGCCAGCATCACTAGGTTGTAAGTAGCATAATAGGACGTCATCAACagatcttcttgttctagGCGAGTCTAAGTACTCAGATGGTTTCAAAATGGGGGTCATGATTGGGTCAGAATTTCTCTTCAATGATTGTTTGGATGTTGCCGACCTTCTACTAACCATTTTCATATCGTCTAACAACATTGTTTCCAACAAATCTGTAGAGTTTGCTGGAGATTCCCATTGGAAtttatctttctttgtattcATCTCCGGTGTTGAAACATGAAGAATTGATTGCTCTTCTAACAATGTTGGGAACTGgtaattcttcaagaactcGACATCTAAATCACTAGATTCGGACTTAGAATACTTGTGTTTTAAATGAGTTTTCTCCAATGTGGTTAGCTTTGAAATTGAACGCATGTTTGAATCATTCAATAAAGAGGTTGCCATGGTAGATGTAGAGGTAATTCTTGGATTAGAGTACATGCTTGATCCAACTGAAGAGCGCTTAGCTGATGAAGCTCTAGAGAGTAAGCCCTGGTGAGTATATGGAATGGCATCTGTAACAAATACTTTAGCCATCGAAGCTGTTTGTTCATTAATAGAATCAGTTCTTACTGCTGATCCCTCCGGTATGTTTTGCAATTGGCTATGAGATGCATTACGTGTGTgtgaagacgatgatgatggtgatggaTCTGGTACGTCAAACCCGGCTCTGGAATCTGCATGTGATATGTGACTGAAGCCAAAAGGAACGGATATCTTCAGTTTAGGAGATTCCTCCTTGGACGATTTATTCTgaaacaatttcaaaagactctttttcttcttcaagaacgaACTTTTACTCGAGGAATCTTTGTAAGCGTTTGGAGGTAGTGGAGGTAGATCAATATTTTTCCTGTTGCTTAAGACAGGTTTATCACTATTAATCATAACGACGCCAAGTtcgttttcatcatcagaatcCATGAATTGATGGGCCTGTAAGCCATATAGCTTCTCTgtttcgtcatcttcatcaatcCAGATGGATTTGATCTGAGGGACGTTCATTACCGTCTTTTGATCTCTTGATGCGCgttattcttctttattaGCCTTCTTGATCTGGGTCCTCAAGTTCGATCAAGATCAAAGGATAAATAGTACTGGTCTGATTCGGCACGTAATATGGTGTTTAACTTTATATAGCTGATAACTGAACCTCCTCTCTCGTCGTGTTTCAGATTTCTCTGCATACATCGTCattcttgatctttttcgCATAGAATCTTTGTAAATATTCCTTTTATGGTAAATTTAGAAATTACCATATCCGGTTAAAACACGATATTCAAACAGGTTTCTGCTGAAAGAATTCCATAaaattagttttttttttttttttaatcttaatatttttttttctttcactaGATTCAAATATTCGTATGAATTAAGCCCAGCATCGCTTTCATGTATTGAACAAATTTCGTGTCAATCAAAGAAGATACGCTCGGCCCAAACCTTAGATTTCTTTAGGGtatttggatttttttaCTCCATGTGCTTTCCATGCAAGAAGTCGCGGCTGATACTGTAGGTGAATCTTCAAATTTTACCTTGTCAAGTAATAATGTGTTGATAGTTTTCTTAGGTGTAGTTTCATCTGAAATAGCCAATCCATTGAAAGAATTATCTACAAAGTCTGaaaactctttcaaaataCTCACATTTTCTGATGCATCACTCTCGCACGCCGTCAGTGAGTAGCCAAAACTTTCATTGCAAATGTTGATTGTTTCCTTTCGTGGGATAATAGGTCTGGTTCCAGTTCTGAAATCCCTTTCTGCAGCGAAATTAACGTACTTAATTGTGTCTAGTTCTTCATTAGTTAAAGGCTGGGTTGTAAAGGCTTTGACACTGAGCGATAAAGACCTTCTGGTCTCTTCGTTCCCGATATCCGGTGTCTGAGGTCTGTTTTCTAATAGATTCTTGACGTTCTCACACTCAGTAAGTGTCATTTCAAGACGTTGTTCCcaattttccttcttcttaccgCTTAATTTAGTTCGCTTAAAGGAAGGACGTCTCCATTTCTTTAAGTATGACTTTAGTTCAGCCATTGTTATATATTTTCGCGCTCCTTTTGAAAACTCTCACTTGAACAATAAGAACACCTTTTGCTATGCTTTTGCTTGACCTTCTTTGTAAGTTTGAACAGAATTAAAAGTTGTCAGGTATCCCTTGTTTTCCTTAGTTATCCTTCTCCTGACTACACtcatttatttatttatctacctgtttttcttttaagtTAATTCAAAAGACAATAGCCGCTGAAGGTATCTTGATAACGTTTTAAATTGGTAAGATATttgtccgggtaataaaATTGATATCATGGACCTTCAGAAACTAGCTGGCTTAAAAATCAAATGATttacttttgttttttcagTATTGAAAAATAGCTTTGAGTTTTGAAAGTGGAATAAAATActagaaaacaaaatcgAAAGACAGCGTCTATATATTGTAACCCATAGCCTAAGTCTCTTATCGCTAAATGCGAGGTAGTATCAGCATTAGTAGCACTAAGTCTCACCAAGGAATAATTATTACAAGAAATATCTATTGTATGCTATTGTACTTACGTAAAAGATTTAGAGCTGCCTATTGTCTATCCAACACAATAATTAAAGCTGTGCTTTAAGTTtagagaagagaaatattttgaaaacacCATAGAATGTAGTGCACCGTGAATATTCTATGAAATTCAGTCTTTGACCCTTTTGTTGCTAGCCGGATCTGTTTTTTCAGAAAGTTTTCTCTTAACAATTTTGTAGGAGCCATGTTCCGATAGATCTTCATTCACCACATCTTCATTACCGATACAAACGACCTGTTTGTAACTCTTGTTCCTTAATCTTCCATTTAGAAGTACCAAACTAGCAAGCTCTCCCATAGCTTTTCCGCATTTGTCATTCGGTAGTCCAATGAAGTTGAGTAGACTGGCTACACTGATGACGTTACGGCACTCTAGTGGAGTTGTTGCACCACTGCTAATGACAATACCCCTGTTCCTACATGTTCTAATAACACTCTTGACATTTGACACAAATTGCTTACGAGTCCTTATGTCCCTTAGAGCATTGGCATACACTATTTCTACCTTTACTCCTCTTTTGATACAACCACCCATTGTATGGTGCTTTAAGAGAGTTGGAAGTCTTTTGTCgtaagagaaagagagtaTATCGATATCAAGATTTGATGCAGCGAGGGTCACCGCCTTCTCACTTATCGGAAGTGCTGCAACTATGTCATATGCTTGACAAATTTTAGTCAATGGTTGTCCCTTTGATAGATCATCGATTATAATAGTGATTCTGGAGTAAAGTTTTATTCCCGTTGATTTTACAAACTCATCAAATAATGTTAGATTAATGGGATTCATCTCTTTTAGAGTAGATGGAAACTTGTCTTGTTGATTCACGGTAAAGTTAATCGCCACATGTGTATATCCTAGGGTATGTAGCGTCGCTAATGTGTTCTGAAGTAATTTAATGTCTTTTGAGGAAGGAGGGGAATTGAAATCCTTCTGGGGCCACGGGACGTTCAAGTCAACTAACATAGCTTTATTTTGTACAAGGCAATATTCCTGTGGAAGGGGTGTAAGGCTAGATTACTTGGTAGTTAAGTTCTTTAGTCTTTCCACGCTATGATGATCGGTAACTTTTTTGGAAGTTTCACTATTCTAAAATTTTTATACATTATGACGCTCTTTCAGTGGAAAAAAGCGAAAACATTTCCTATATAACATATCATATATCCATACACATTTTATATGACAAGTTGAAAAcagcaaaaaaaacaagaacagcCCCAACTTTCGGTGCTTGTAATATTTAATGAAATATCCGAAAAAGAATGTGGTTAAATGACTTCAAAGTCAAAAAtaatagtatagtataCTGATATAGATTACACACCTTACTTGATTTCGACCTAAATAGGGACAAATTTTTGGTGAAAATATGGTTGCTGAATAAAGTACACTCTTTAAACAGGCTTCAATGTCTATTTGCATGGTTTCTTTAATAGCGTATCAATGTTATGAATGTTCTTCAGGCAATGGTTCTTGTTGAGAAGGTTCCTTTAATTCATTATTTTCCGCTGGGGTAGTAGTCACAGTGTCATTGGCTGCGCTATCAActtgcttttctttctctgtcTGTTGCTCTTCAACATTAGTACTCTGAGCTTGGGGTTCTTCGGATTCATCTGGACCCTCTGTACTCTGTTTAGAATTCTCTACTTCTTCTGTGGCGGTGTCTCTTTGGGAACCCCCCATAGTTTGCACATACACTACgggttctttcttttcttctgcttctacAGATTCTTCAGGTGGACCCTCActattttctttgtaaGGAATGTTACTTGACTTCTTGTGACTATTTCTTGAACCATCTTCTAGGAAGTCGAGAACCAACATATTGTCTATTTCTCTATTAATGGTTGTAACAGTAACGCCATTTTCACCAACAATTGGAAGTTCCGATCCCCTAGCGAACATCCATTCTCTCCAGTGGGTACTTGTGTTATCACATAGGTCAAATAGAATCATTTTTAGTAGGGTAATATGATTGTAGAACCATGACACTGACCTGTTGATAAAGACTCTGTAATTTTCCATCTCTTTGATGGCATGTAATAATGTGTAGTTTTTGAATCCTCTCTTGTCCTTCGATTTATCTCTCCAGAACTCAAAGAGCGCAAATAATGCCTTCCGTCTCTGCCATGTCCTCTTCGATTCTCTGAGCTTCAAGCCCAAACTAACTAATCTATTTTCCCAGCGGAATTCCATCAAAAAGTACTCTAAAGAATTAACATACCTTTCAGTCAAAATGACATTGGATAATACTTGGCATGCCATAGATGATTCTATTTCCACATCAGGTTTGAGGAAATATGCATTGATTCGATCCTGTCTGGTTAGTTCTGCGTAATCTTCTTCGTGCATTGTTAGCTtgatcaattcttcttccttgtGTCTGAACTTCAAATCCAAATATTCTCCAGCTGTAATTGGCACAGTAGATCCCTTTCTATAAAAGAATCCCTCACGACAATATAGTTCTACAGGAGATGACATCAATAGTGATGCTGCATTTTCTTGAGATTGATTATTTGAACTTGGTCTTCCTCTtttatctttcttttcaggAAGCATCGGAATCATTTTGCTCATCTTGCGACGGTCGTTAACGCTCAACAGTCTCTTTTTTCTAGGTGGTTCATTATTATTGAGATAAGAAATACTTAAGTTCCCTGCAAAAATTCCAGAGGAGTCTGCAGATGCTGGTGAACTATTATTGGCATCTATTTCACCACCTTGAGGGGCATTACTGTCTAATTCCTTTTTAACTTCAGGGGACCCCTCATTGTTTAAAATAGATAATATTTTCACCTTACGGGGACCTTCCAAGTCTTTAGAGGTTTTAGATTGTTCATCAAACGTAGAggaacttctttttggagCTTCACTAGAGTAACCTCTAGAACCTGCAATACTGGGCGAATTGGATTGCTGTGTATGATTACCGTCACCTTCGTTATTGCCTCTACTAACATTATCTTGTGTAGAACTGCCGGTGTTAGTATTTGATCCAGCACTGTCAGGTTGATTGGAAATATGGTCATCAGAAATGCCAGAGTTTGCTGTGGTAGATTGTGCGGATTCTGGCATTTTTGGCAGTGGTGACTGAAGTTCAGAAGATTGAGACAGAGAGAATGGAATCTTCGAGACTGCTAAAGGTTCAATGGGCTTGTTTGAAAGCTGATATTTGCCTAAAGGTACACCATTATCGAACTGAATGGCAgtcattctcttttttctctcttcttgcttCATTGCCATGAAAAGATCTTTGTTCAATTCCATGAAATTTCTTGTCACATTACGATCGCTATACTTCATCGTGACAAGCATTCTTTCCCTTTCatcccttcttctttcaagttcCTTCTGTTTTCTTGCAGCGGCTTCTTCTGAGTCGTCAGCTGCCGCCGTTCCATTGTCATCGTCCTGCGTTTCATTATCGGAAGCACCCGAAAACGAAGACGAGAGATCTGATTGCTCATCGTACTGTTGTGTGGATCCAGGTTTTATCCTTTGGGACTTACGTCTAGACGTAGTATATTTTGGGGCATGTGCGCTTGAACTTTCAGAAGGTGTACTTTCCTTGTGACCCCTTTTAGAAacagaggaagaagacgCGTTTTGCGCGTCCCATGTCGATGCCTTTTTAGAAGGTCTACcccttctcttttttggtTCCTGCGGTGTAGTATTAGACGTTTCACCATGATCGAATGGATCTTCCACGTGAGATGACTTTTCCTTATCTGGATCAACGAAAAACCTTTTCGACTTTGAAATATGATCCGTGGGAAACGGTAGTTTTGCACGCCTCTCACCATTAGCCAGAATGGAGCTCGCCTTCTTTGGTGGTCTACCAGGCCCTCTATGTGGAGGGGAGATGTTGCCGTATCCACCAGACGACGACAACGATAATGTACCTGCACCTCCAGCTGAAGAATCCAAATTAATCCCATTTTGCAACAACTGCTGTTGCTCAGCAACTATTTTGCTGATCTTACTGACTTCAGCACTCAAATCATTGATAGCTGCATCAGAATTAGCCTGATTCTTTAAAAGGTCCTCGAACTTGGCCTCCAAAACTTGTTGGTTGTGcgacaagttcttcaaactcGAAACTACTGACTCGATACTTTTCTGCACAACTTCATCAGCACCAGGTAACACAGATTCCATCTGCACTACTTTTTTCGAAAGCGCATCAATCACACTCTcctgcttcttcaatgctACCCCAACATCAACTTCGATCTCACTCACTTCTCCTGTCATCGCACTATTGCTAGCCATACACCTGACAGTTCAGTGCTCTTTCCCCCAAAAATCGAAATACACGAAATAACAACTTGTTATTCAAATTTTGCAATGCCTTTCAACTCCCGCAACACCTGCTATATACGCTTTCTGTTGCACTGTCGTCACCACTCTATATTTTCGACCGTGCAATATACCAAATAAAAGTCTGCTGtaattattgttatttttcattatattATTCGTTCAACAAGcatgtctttttttttttccagcCTTTCCGATGCTTTTTTTCTATATTGTGcgtggtgtacggattaAAAATGTGACATCGGGCGCGCATACTTATCAAACAGAGCCGACGCAGGACAGAATCCATAGAGCCCGGGCTTTCATCCATTCAGAAATATCACCTCGAATTATTTTGCACTCACGCGATATGTATAAAATTACACA of Kluyveromyces marxianus DMKU3-1042 DNA, complete genome, chromosome 3 contains these proteins:
- the SRB7 gene encoding Srb7p, whose translation is MTDRLTQLQICLDQMMEQFCGAVNYIDKNHGFEPSNETEEQMSDPQAHVVEEKEFDKNIDELTTDIILKTRQIMALIDSLPGVDVSAQEQLHRIDSLQKQLVKMENEKIKAIKRKDALLEKVRFLIEDFTVGINGSKAAFQAQS
- the VMA22 gene encoding Vma22p, giving the protein MSRDDLYLRLIKKLAEYDSLLEQLQSSFQDGFHHLSRANYHNKDTLRGTYGRDYWDETYTGHRYVSIDGKHRIQEIAEPEYKEDQEEEAIPEKQDTEASHKLRKRKQRKTLLEKAKKNPIYMFGGALSTPMSLRQSQSSFNSSFPVIYKLIELRYELNALLDQISPSV
- the GIC2 gene encoding Gic2p, giving the protein MNVPQIKSIWIDEDDETEKLYGLQAHQFMDSDDENELGVVMINSDKPVLSNRKNIDLPPLPPNAYKDSSSKSSFLKKKKSLLKLFQNKSSKEESPKLKISVPFGFSHISHADSRAGFDVPDPSPSSSSSHTRNASHSQLQNIPEGSAVRTDSINEQTASMAKVFVTDAIPYTHQGLLSRASSAKRSSVGSSMYSNPRITSTSTMATSLLNDSNMRSISKLTTLEKTHLKHKYSKSESSDLDVEFLKNYQFPTLLEEQSILHVSTPEMNTKKDKFQWESPANSTDLLETMLLDDMKMVSRRSATSKQSLKRNSDPIMTPILKPSEYLDSPRTRRSVDDVLLCYLQPSDAGSSLEETSSEFSFARNSKLYYKSNV
- the RPP1 gene encoding RNA-binding RNA processing protein RPP1, whose amino-acid sequence is MLVDLNVPWPQKDFNSPPSSKDIKLLQNTLATLHTLGYTHVAINFTVNQQDKFPSTLKEMNPINLTLFDEFVKSTGIKLYSRITIIIDDLSKGQPLTKICQAYDIVAALPISEKAVTLAASNLDIDILSFSYDKRLPTLLKHHTMGGCIKRGVKVEIVYANALRDIRTRKQFVSNVKSVIRTCRNRGIVISSGATTPLECRNVISVASLLNFIGLPNDKCGKAMGELASLVLLNGRLRNKSYKQVVCIGNEDVVNEDLSEHGSYKIVKRKLSEKTDPASNKRVKD
- the SUM1 gene encoding Sum1p; translation: MASNSAMTGEVSEIEVDVGVALKKQESVIDALSKKVVQMESVLPGADEVVQKSIESVVSSLKNLSHNQQVLEAKFEDLLKNQANSDAAINDLSAEVSKISKIVAEQQQLLQNGINLDSSAGGAGTLSLSSSGGYGNISPPHRGPGRPPKKASSILANGERRAKLPFPTDHISKSKRFFVDPDKEKSSHVEDPFDHGETSNTTPQEPKKRRGRPSKKASTWDAQNASSSSVSKRGHKESTPSESSSAHAPKYTTSRRKSQRIKPGSTQQYDEQSDLSSSFSGASDNETQDDDNGTAAADDSEEAAARKQKELERRRDERERMLVTMKYSDRNVTRNFMELNKDLFMAMKQEERKKRMTAIQFDNGVPLGKYQLSNKPIEPLAVSKIPFSLSQSSELQSPLPKMPESAQSTTANSGISDDHISNQPDSAGSNTNTGSSTQDNVSRGNNEGDGNHTQQSNSPSIAGSRGYSSEAPKRSSSTFDEQSKTSKDLEGPRKVKILSILNNEGSPEVKKELDSNAPQGGEIDANNSSPASADSSGIFAGNLSISYLNNNEPPRKKRLLSVNDRRKMSKMIPMLPEKKDKRGRPSSNNQSQENAASLLMSSPVELYCREGFFYRKGSTVPITAGEYLDLKFRHKEEELIKLTMHEEDYAELTRQDRINAYFLKPDVEIESSMACQVLSNVILTERYVNSLEYFLMEFRWENRLVSLGLKLRESKRTWQRRKALFALFEFWRDKSKDKRGFKNYTLLHAIKEMENYRVFINRSVSWFYNHITLLKMILFDLCDNTSTHWREWMFARGSELPIVGENGVTVTTINREIDNMLVLDFLEDGSRNSHKKSSNIPYKENSEGPPEESVEAEEKKEPVVYVQTMGGSQRDTATEEVENSKQSTEGPDESEEPQAQSTNVEEQQTEKEKQVDSAANDTVTTTPAENNELKEPSQQEPLPEEHS